Part of the Spinacia oleracea cultivar Varoflay chromosome 5, BTI_SOV_V1, whole genome shotgun sequence genome, AACCCAAGAGGTTATTTTGCTGCTCTGATGGAATGACTCTTAGCTAATCATATGTGCAACGCGTGTCCAGCCACATGGCATAATTTAAGTGGACCATGTTGGATTGTTAATTTATGCCACATTAGAAATGTACTTGTCAATCATTATTAAAATGAGAATAGTGAACCAGAATAATCTGCAATGAGCCAATGGAGAATTCACAAATATATATACAATGTGGTTTCATTTAAACAATATTTAGggaaatactacctccgtttcaaaatgatatttacacttttcgttttagtccatttcataatattttttacactttgctttattttCTGTTTGGACATAAAAATTTACTATTTAACCTTTCTTActccacaatatttacaattttatactcaatttctcttattttattcatttttttcttacacccaccacttttttacacaactcTTACTTTATCCGTATTTGATTATATATAATcaacttttctatttttatcctaatatttatttaaataataaCCGTAAAGATTTTTATTAAACGGTGATGGTATCTCAGTAAAAGACTAAAACTGATGCTCATTCTTTCAACGTAACTCTTCTCGTCGACTCctcaaaatacataaaacaaAAGGATAGATGAATATCTCTTACGCGTAATGTCGTTGAAAACTGCAGGTAGTGGTGCGTGGTGGATAAGAGTCTCTATCAGTGTCTTGTATATGCAAGGGTGAGACCAGAAAAGGAGGAAGTCCAAATACATGCCAGGcatgtatttgcaaaaacatGCCAACTCCAAATAAAAAGGTAAATCTAAATGGTAAATATTTTTGGGGGGAAATGTAAAACGGTATTGTACACTTGTAAAACGGGGTGCTGACTTGGCATTGCTGAGTTGGCAATTCATTAGAAAAAtggtattggtattacaaaaatggtactaaactttttctaaatgaaattcattttccttaaatggtactcgttttgtactaaattttataaagtggtattaatattacaaaaatggtgctaaatattttaaaatggtaTTCATATTACAAAATTGGCAGTAACGGGATCTAAGTTGGCAAACGGGGTTGACTATTCAACCATTTCAAAATGGCTGGGAAATTACAAACAAGCCCATGGCatgtatttcataatacatgccTGGCTGCGATTTTGACGCCCTCCCAGAAAAGTGGGTATATTCGATAGGCCGGATGATTAAGCTTTGACCAATTAATTGTAGTTCTATGCTTCTTGTTAAAGGCAGACACCCAAGTCCTCTACATTTTAGTTTTTTGAAGGACCCTTATGTTTTCTTGTTGGGTGTACATACAAGCTTCCTTTGTCCATTATCAATTTATATGACTTTTCatatattaataatatatagtataAACTTTAATAACATTGAAAGAAGGATAAAATATTTTAATAGGTttaagagttttaatttaatgtaTCTATATCTTGAAGGCAAAATAATGCTACATGTCAATGATTTAATTAAATTGACAAGGTCCTAATGCTATATACGGAGTACACCGTACGTAGTTTATCGATCGATCTTCATGAAATGAGGAAATTTAATTTATCTACCGATGCTGATTGTATCATGGATTATATAGACGGTAAATTAAGATAGTGTTTGATTTCTTACAGGAGTATTCATAGAGAAAAGGAAAATGGATGCATGTAGATGGGTGAGAATTGATGGAAAAAGAGAACAGGAAAGTAAAAAAGAAAAGCGGTTTACCTTACTTTTAAATGTAACATTGAATAAAACAAcggaaaatgattgaaaagaagAACATCATTTTATTCATTTTAGCAAATTAAAGCAAATAATTTCTAGAAAAATAATGTGTTACACAAGTGCAAAGTATAACTTAATAAGTTATGATAAATTCCAATAAGTTCTAATGAGTTCATATAGATTAGTGAAAAATCAAGTAAACATATCACGTGCTTAATGTTTTATGTTTTgtgtttctttctttctttttgtactcCAATTTACATTTACCTAATAGAAACCAGTTAGACAAAACTTACAACTGAAATAGTTGACGATTAAATAATGTTAAAATGGATATAGATGGGTGAGAATTGATGGAAAAAGAGAAGAGGAAAGTAAAAAAGAAAAGTGGTTTACCTTACTTTTAAATGTAACATTGAAAAGCTATTTCACACTTTTGTCAAAACAAACAACGGAACATGATTGAAAAGAAGAATATCTTTTTATCGGAAAACATTCACTAGTGCAAAAACGTTTAATTGCATCGCTGCATTTGCATCGCCAAtctaaacatgtgacgcaaatgataaattttagcataaaatttagtcatttgcgtcgcagctttattAAAcagcgaggcaaatgactctaaaatgctcccagagtcatttgcgtcgcagattagtaaaacaGCGACGCAATTTAatcaatcaagtgcgtcgcagttttattaatctgcgacgcaaatgactctgagaacatcttagagtcatttgcctcgcagtttaaTAAAGCTGCGACGCACAGCTGCGACGCAATTGTTTTCTTCAATATTCTGACTTGCTCCAAATGACCTAAATCTATCGAAACCAGTTAAGCCCAAAACATCCGTTCTCACCGGCTTCACCCTTCCGTTTACCAGCTTCACTGCCGTCGTCTTCCCTCCTTCTGCGTCGTTCTCTCCTTCCCCTGCGCCGTTCAACTTGTTGTTCGTTCTCCTCTTCAACCTGCTGCTCGTTCTCTTCTTCCCCTGCGTCGTTCAACTCAAACTAATCAGTGTCGCTGCTCCGTGTTAACGCCGCCTTCCACGGCAGCCGCCCACGCCGCCGCCCACTCCTCCGCTCCTGGTCAATGTCTTCTCTCCTCTCCTAGGTATATTtaaagattgaattttaattttgatattaagattgaatttttgtggatattgaattttaattgttcattttaatttgaattgtgCATTGTCTCTTGACTGTTAAGGTTTTGAGTTCGTTTGATTTTTGACGGAAAAATGCACTGATAATTCTTAGAATTTCGTTGTTTAGAATTTTACTTTTTTGGCATTGGACTACTATTCTGTAGGTTTTAGGCACGGAATTGCTATTATTTTGTGAGATTTGGATGTATTTGGGAGAAATGTGTTAtgattttgattgttgtttaaattaattttcaGCTTTACCCTTATATCCTTGTAGTATTGGTCTTCTGACTTGTATTGGTCTGGTTTCCTGAAAAAATCAAAATGTTGAGGGTGAAGTGCAATTTCTCTTGCtgcaatatattttttatatcaTCAAATGTATGGATAATATTAATGCAATTTGCCAAATTCGGTTGCTCTCATTTTTGTACTCCATGTTTTAATTGGGAACTTGTGAAGAAACCCTTTCGTTGGCAACTTggcattattttctttatttttctttcaggtAAAGAGCTTCACTATTATTTTCTGTTATGTTAAATACTAGATGTTGTTAAGGTCCCGTAAGGATTTTCATGTGGTTGCCACAGAAGCTGTTTGGTAATATGTGCTTGAATATTACGTATACTACCTCCGTAGATGCTGAAGATAACATACAAGAGTTGTTTGTGTTAGGTGTAGAAGCAATCCCGGATTGACAGAGGTTTCCTCTAGTTCTGTTGGCTTCTCCTTTTTGTgttcttgttttatttattttcttcaaattttgTGAAGACTTAACAAAAGATAGTTGTCGAACACTTGCATATCATTGCATTGAACATGATCGAACACTGTAATTTTCAATTGTTGTTGGTAATTAGATCACGAAACTGGTGATTTGGCAATTAGACATGTAACCAATGTATAAATTTCGTAGTTATGAAGTGGACTCGGAGCAGTTGTCTTGGCATATGCTCCTTTTGGTGATTAAAGTTTCTACACGACCTTTCTTTCTGTGGCAATTTGGAATTACTTATTAGTTACAATCGTTGTCAGAAACTCTGTGGAGTTGGATGTTTTAATAGTGATTTATCGCTTTTTAAATTGGAGTTCACTCTTTGAATAATCTATAATATGTAGACAGGGCACTGACGTGTCTCTGAAGGATCTTGACTACCTTTTGTCTCTACTTGaggaaaagaagagaaagatgGCCGGAGCAAGAAGAAGCTAGGGTTTGAAGCCAGTAAACTCGCTAAGAATACAAGGAAATGGTTAAGATTGAAGCCAGTAAACTCGCTAAGAAGCATCCACGTGTCTTGCAGATGGAATGAGCTACTAGGACGGTGGTTGACTGGTACTTTCATTCCGGCAGAAATATTAAAAGTACAAGAGGTTGTGTCAATGAGATCAATCAGTATATTTCGCAACATAATCAGCTTTTGTTGGATCACATAACTGACCTTTGGAGCTCTCTGATGCCCAGTTTGTGTTCTGTGATGTTTACCAAGGCTTCATGCGTATCTTGTCCAACCCTAAACACTATGGTAAGCACTTTCATTACATTACATTGGTGGAACTGTTTTTAACCTATGATCTTGTAACAATGCTGGTTATAATGTTGTACAatacttagtgttacttatgcAGTTATATATGCATAATTATGTCTCTAAGCTGATTCTGTTGTGATGTTGGTAGTGATGGTATGTGAATTTTTGGGTGGTAGGCATCAAGGAAACAAGAGGAGCATGTTGTGGAATAGGGTGGCATGGAGCAGCATCGGGGTGCGACACCATGGAGATGGTTTGCAACCAAAGTACAGCTCATGTAATCCTTCTAAGGCCGTCAATTATCTGCTGGCCGACTCTGCCTGGTTCGGTCATCCATTGGGTGACATCTTTCATCCCTTGAGCGTCCGAGCACTGGTGAACATAGcttcagcagcagcagcagcagcaggtgTTCTGGCAACAACAGTTATCGATTACAAGctagaagcagcagcagcagttcTGGCAGAAGTAGAAAGCAGCAATTCTGGCAGCAGCCAGTTGAAACAAGAACAAAACCAAGCCAGCCTAAAGAGTGTTTATTTTCACCAGTTGCTGGACTTTCTTGAAGTTCTCTGCCTTAACTGTGACTATCACCGTTGGTAATGCATCCCATCTTTGTATTGAAAGTCATATCTTGATTTGTCATAGATTTGATTTCTAACATCTTCCATTTTTATATCCAGGATAGAGATATTTacttaaacttttatgtttaaagtgtagttaggttatcaacatgttggttgatctatggtgaatttgccttttattgggttgtaaactgttttgacaggtatatattaatgtattataacattcccggtattggggagggtcaaattacaaaggaaatattgtcaaaattttcacctagtttacttttatttttatgctcTGAATATACTAGTACTGAAAgctgcttattttatttaatctatggattaaataaaatcagcagctcattttttttagaatatccaaaagtcatttgcgtcgcacatttagctaatgtgcgttgcaaatgacatttttttaacatattgaaaagtcatttgcgtcgcacatttagctaatgtgcgttgcaaatgacatttttgaaaagtcatttgcgtcgcacatttagctaatgtgcgttgcaaatgacattttttttaacatattgaaaagtcatttgcgtcgcacatttagctaatgtgcgttgcaaatgacttttcagcaccatgcctgaaaagttatttgcgtcgcacattagctaattgtgcgacgcaaataaggttcatttgcgtcgcacaaatgtgcgacgcaaatgacttttagtcatttgcgtcgagagcttttgccacgcacgatgtgcgacgcaaatgtgcttaaaagtgcgatgcaaatgaccctttttccactagtgatttTAGCAAAGCAAATAATTCTAGAAAAATAATGTGTTACACAAGTACAAAGttctccctccgttccataatattcctcacttttccattatgcgCGGTCTCCAATACACTATtttgaccgttaataattttaatttcgcattagtaaaaattataaaaaaaaaatggtatttagaaaatttatattaaaacgaatccaatgatatcccacaagttaacatttatattcttaatcatactattaattatggtcaaaaattttaaactttgaccatatgaatagtaaacatgagaaacattatggaacagagAGAGTACAACTTAATAAGTTATGATAAATTCCAATAGGTTCTAATGAGTTCATATAGATTAGTGAAAAATCAAGTAAACATATTACGGGTTATTGTTGTAAacatattagttgttacacgTTACTTTTTTCGTACGTCCCAGATTTGTTGTTaaacttctaaattaggaatatccccacaattattatattgtctctctcttcccactaaattgttttttgtccccacaccctctctcattcaattaaaaaaaataacacactaactcctatcacatctactttttcaataaaataacaattgataatcaaacaaccacttatcacctaaaactttctGCAAATGTAagtataacaactaatctgggacggagtaAGTATTAATTAGAGTTACTTAATATAATATTTAGcgttaataatattaatcttaaagtcaaatttatttattttaaaatgggTTATTATCATTAAAGTTTGGGTTACTTCATATTATTTTGGAGTTACTTAACATAATAGTTAAGGTTAAGGTTACTTATTTTAATcttaatattatgaaaagatattctgtaattacttttcaatagctttgacgaatttagtttggtggtagttgagcattttgtttagaaattataggaaaagtctttatgatccatcattgatcgaatcaagtactaatcaacttcgatcattccaacttagatatgccatatcttatggagctagattgtgaattttactacacacaatcattgatgatcattcttgacttaagtgattatcaacatgatctaacctagatctttatgatttcttgccaagtgggatatatacttctaaatctttgaactagccaaacagattcaacttatatcacattgggtaaataaacctatattcactcaaacctgtgtgaaataataaagtcataaaacctttctttagctttgaactctattgtctaggcgttctaacaatagttcatatcctttgttactttcaacaagtaagactagcttgtcttaaattgatctagaaatcaatcaactttcaaaagtccatcaaaatagagctttagaacgttaacttgttgatatggtctaagcaacaatgccaaagattagtggaactcaaatcaaggggttgatttgaacctagtaaagttcttattgttaaagagttgtttgttttaatcaagcatattgactcaacccgtaattgaccatttcattcaaataaacaaacaaacattgtttttgtttttcttgaatgtgagtctttctgtgtttgaaacagaaatctaggtatgctgattatggaacaaaatagccattaagttccagcctttgaaaggacttaaaacaaactagatgaccctaaaactaatgtagcattgccatgcttcatttcccacttgtaggccattagtgtagccttgcttccattgtttgagttattaccgaagtaagaacctcaagcggtatatgataccaaggaagtttgattgctaggtcacttctctttaaacataaacttataggtagaaacggaattgtaaattcctttcatttgttccttgttttcctatttcttgtaccctttcttatagtcttaagaattgaattctttagtgttgacttttatacattgtttagacatgtccaatgtcactccaacaaagttcttaccattttaatttatgttgaatattttgtttcaactagatgatcttaccagaagcttctaaagttctctaagcatcgatctattcgaatgtctagggactagactcattcgagaattaaatggaaaaagatattaggttgttaaccattggtaaagctgagcgtttaaactcaatgctttatgatctcaaaactacagtgtattttgaattcacaagcaccaatcggtttgccattcgattttgatatcgaaaacaaccataaaagtcgctaaaagaaacgtacattttaagttgctcattttctctcatttccgtgaatcgttattggattcactaccaatcgaggaaatttactgttacctttctaaaaggatttattgcagtgcaagatatttaattataaaacaataattgaagcatgcaaagtctaaacatttatcatgagtaataacttgaaaattaaagcaatcatgcaatttaaacaagttattagcattttattcgattttattgttccggcaggtgtgaataaaatgattccaagaccctaaaaccattgaagaattaagcacattatgtattttgactcaattctaaaacattttaggtaagcaaaagccttttgctaatagtctagaaactactcttggttgataggtacgtctaagaacttattaggtaaacctatcgattttgccacgacataaaaggactccttacttgtatcattgagtttcaccaaaactaacatgtactcacaattatttgtgtaccttacccctttagtatcgataagtaacacctcactatggcggaaaactattactaagatcgatgaaaaaaggatatccaagtaggtgttattttggcatggcaccttttaactcaatttttaagtttggaacttaaggctcttactatgttggttagattttaagtgaactaaaatccttaatcatgcaacataatcaagcttcgatctcatgcatatttaagacatatttaaaagcaataaataacttaaaacatgcataagataaatgtgatctagtatggcccgacttcatcttgaagcttcaacttcaaagtccgtcttgaaaatctccgtgggaggcaccattttcttcaaataggataagctataattaaactaattacaactatttgatggtacgcagaccatatttgaattgaaaaacaattttggtactttagaccaattacattcaaattaatagtacgcagaccatattttctatcctatttgggccatactagtcacttcataacctgcaaaacagtacatatacaatatataccattcacccattcattatcatgaatggcccacatagctggttagtaaaacacgttatgcatcacataaatatttgcagcaattaattaagggcaccaataatctaccaattattcagtccttattaattctaatcaagttgtttaaccttaaaggatttgtagacctaatcaagagtttatgactaaaattgctcccacttaaaccaataaattcatatgctttactaattttaaacataaaaatgtatttctagtctaaccggaaacatacaaatttaattaaaatttaaagctcatataaatttataattgaatccacttatttaatttattttcagtcgaatttaaattaattcaaggtttttaattttagtaaaataattagaataaattaaaatttattaaaattataatattcaaaattaaaatccaagaaaacaatttaaattattaattttaaaattaattaaaattatatgaactgaaaatctcaaattaaaatttaaaacttgataatcgtaacatgacgagcacttgggtttgcgcccaagccccgtcgagtgcacgacctatcgctggcccatggctcatcgcagcagcagccacgcgcaaacgcagcaagccaagccacgctttcgcgcagcctgctcgcccgcatgcatcgcagcagccacgatgggagtgctcgctcgctcgcgcgcaagaaagccctcgaggccacgcgtgttggtgcgcggagcagcgatcgctggacGACCAACTCTCGccctctcgcgcgcgcgcgcgcctctacTCGTGCCATgccttcgcccatcgcccatcgccacagcacacagcacacacgcacaggctcccttgcctcgtgcgcgcgccatgcgctatgttgctcgctgcattcgtaccgcacgggcgacgagctcccttgctcgtcgtcgcgtgcccgcactataaaacaccccttaagggtaacacgtaccttccattgctttgtgcgtgcaacattaatgagcgttttcaaaaaaaaattaaaaattttaattcaaaattaattacaaattaataaaacattttaattttataattttagggcgaaaaatcgaaaatttattaatcaattaatttccgattaacatggattcaaatttaggacataaaattaaaaatttaacataaattaacaatttttatggtggattttaatcatggatacctaattaaattattaattaattaagaaaatcaaattaattctaaattattcgaatttcaacaaattaatcataattacaaattaggttgtataattaacaaggctaggcattcaaacttgttaaacatatactgtaggtcaatcaaaaattcaagatttatcaacaagaatcgcaaatatttaatttaacatcttaaatttacaaacttttgcgttcgaaaaactaaaacctccgaaaagtcatagttaggcttcgaatttgggaattctgggttcggctgaaAAAAACTTttctttgtcaaaattttagaatgccttttacatgcggaattgacacaaaaatcactcgatttggatgagtaacgaagaaactgccgaaaaactgcgtacatataattaaataaacgcaatttgcaattaattaacaattacgaaaattaatcaccccttttaattctttgcaaatttgtaaaatttaaccatgtttatgcaatttagattatgaaaataataagaggctcgtgataccactgttaggttatgattcatatgacaaaacataagtcatgcggaaaaaccataaagccaggaaagcatattatttacacataatcatttagcatcgtttagatgcatacactttgttgcgtgccctcactagctgcgcccaaaccgaacaagaacaagtctttaggactccaagtgtcgtgactgtcgtccctccgtagatagtccacagcacgtccggatccgccttaagcttgaccaactagaatcgcccttaaggttgcttaggaatttcggctatttaggtgcaagtgtatagctgatttttcttcaaaatcttacctttagaatacttcaattgtatctataaattatgaccctaggtacctatttatagaggtatggaaaaggaactggaatcctactaggatacgaattaattaaactggaatcctagtagaactcttatttaactagtttatccttttaggattagcaatttaatcatatatcgaatcttgatagctttaggattcgtatatgaacacaaacacacacacgcacgcacagcagatCACGAGGggtgccatgcgcgcgcgctgcccgcgagcactcgcagcccattgccacgaggcccacacgctgccgcagccttggcgcgcgcttggcctgccttgcggtgggcctggcgcagccttggctggtgcgttgtggcgcgctggcttgctgggcgatggcccggcttcgtgctgggccttcgtctggcaggcctcgtccgatgctaattcgtacgatacgcttccgattaaattcccgattccggaatttatttccgatacgaacaatatttaatatttccgattccggaattaatttccgtttcgaacaaatatttaatatttccgtttccggaattattttccgattctgacaatatttccgtttccggcaatatttccgattccggcaatatttccatttccattaatattttccgatacgtaccatgcttccgtttccggcaacatttacgacttggataatatttatatttccgatacgatccatatttccgtttccggt contains:
- the LOC130460865 gene encoding uncharacterized protein, which encodes MLWNRVAWSSIGVRHHGDGLQPKYSSCNPSKAVNYLLADSAWFGHPLGDIFHPLSVRALVNIASAAAAAAGVLATTVIDYKLEAAAAVLAEVESSNSGSSQLKQEQNQASLKSVYFHQLLDFLEVLCLNCDYHRWIEIFT